The DNA region GAGTACATCTGTCCACGCAAAGAATATAAACATTTACTGACAGTATTGACAGTGATGGTGTTAAATtgatttgcaaatgtttttaaccTTATTTTCGTGGGCTGCTTCCCATATATGAGATGCTAGCTACTCAGTTAGAATCTGATACACATAGCAAGCGCACTGACATGTTGGAGTTGTTTTGATTGTGTTACCTTTTTAAACATAATGAGCGAGCCCACAGACAGCGCAGTGAACAGAGCTGAAATCAGTAACATGATGATGCCCACTGGGATACTGGTGTTCAGACCAGTTAAAGCTGCAATCCAACCACTggcaagacaaaacaaaacaatgtgagTGAACTTCAGTACGCACTCGTCAAGGTGCAGAATCAGTAAAAGCACAAAATGCTCACCATGTACCCCAGCCAGCGATGCCAATAGTTTGTAAGACGTGAACTCCAAACTGACAGATAtagatgaagaagaagacaaagaagcgGAATGAACTGTCGCTCCTgtagtggagagagagaacagggaaGTGAGAAAGCAAAGTGGgggctataaaataaaataaaaggcatttttttttccaacccTGCTACTAATTCATCCTCCATTAAACATGAATTCCTTTCTGAAAGTACGCGGTACTCTCTTCCAATATGGCACATTTCTTCATGAGGGAATCAGTAAGTGTAGTGttagaaaaggagaagagataAGAAAGATCTTCTACAACTTCAAATAATAACAGCAAGTCAACTGCCAGTAGCTTTTCACTAGATTCATACCTGGAGCAGATACTGCCCTTTACTTCATCAGCACACAGTGGTTGTCCACAGAGACACGTTTTTGCTTCTTTACACAGCTGCAGAAGGCAATGCTATGTTTCACGTATCTGCGTACCTGAAAGCCCCGTAAAGCGGTCTGTACCAGCAGACGAAAGAACAGGGGGTGAACAGCAGAAACCATAGCATGGCCAGGCCGAAATCTACACCGCGAGATGCATCCACACAGAACCAGGACAGGCAGCCGAACATGTTCACAAAGAGCGTGCCTGCATGAACtagtagaaaaacaacaaaatagaaaataactTTCCCGTCAATTTTGGTATAAGAACACATTCAATTATGATTCATGCTCAGCATAGTAAATAAAAATCTCTTTGTTCTTCTAATGTCCTTGTGATAAATTAGCACACAAGTGTGTTTGAGGCCAAACTGACTCAGATTTCTGCACGTTTCGATGATTCAGGTGGCTTCTGTTGCAATGCAATATGTAGGTTCGTCTTATGAATCCACATGCTCTGACGGTAATGTGcgagaattaaaataaatgacataacATTCACGGGTAAAGGAGGCAATACAGCCTCTTTTGGGGAGTTTCCGATGATCCACTTACACATCCAAAGGTTGTACATGATCTTGACGGTCTTTTGGAACTCTACGGGAATGTCCACTGCAATATCATGATAGAAACATGGGCCAACGGGGAACTTCTCTGGCAGTGGAGGCCAGTTGTTCTTACGCCCTGTGTGGACAAAGGCAATAATGTTTAATGATAAGCCATGTATCGTATCAGAGTTATTATACTATGAAGCATTCTTatatcaagtgtgtgtgcacgctggcaataaaagttattttggtTAAATCTAAAGCAATGTGATCACTACATATACCCTGAAATAAGTAAATGTGATGAAGCACAAGTGTGAGTGAACTGAGAGATCTTTGTGACATGGCCTGGATATTTTTGATGACTCTGATTAGTAGTCTTTCGCTACTCTACTTTTAAAACTGTTGTCTTCATCACAAGTTTTCACTTCTCAAAGTAC from Cottoperca gobio chromosome 9, fCotGob3.1, whole genome shotgun sequence includes:
- the LOC115013319 gene encoding secretory carrier-associated membrane protein 1-like isoform X4; the encoded protein is MSDFDSNPFADPDFSNPFQAAPGNAPKAPPAPSQQNTQPAIMKPTEEPPAYSQQQNQDQARVQAELLRRQEELEKKAAELDRRERELQSHGGGRKNNWPPLPEKFPVGPCFYHDIAVDIPVEFQKTVKIMYNLWMFHAGTLFVNMFGCLSWFCVDASRGVDFGLAMLWFLLFTPCSFVCWYRPLYGAFRSDSSFRFFVFFFIYICQFGVHVLQTIGIAGWGTCGWIAALTGLNTSIPVGIIMLLISALFTALSVGSLIMFKKVHALYRTTGASFEKAQQEFATGVMSNKTVQTAAANAAANAATNAARGAFKPQP
- the LOC115013319 gene encoding secretory carrier-associated membrane protein 1-like isoform X3; translation: MSDFDSNPFADPDFSNPFQAAPGNAPKAPPAPSQQNTQPAIMKPTEEPPAYSQQQNQQRNEDQARVQAELLRRQEELEKKAAELDRRERELQSHGGGRKNNWPPLPEKFPVGPCFYHDIAVDIPVEFQKTVKIMYNLWMFHAGTLFVNMFGCLSWFCVDASRGVDFGLAMLWFLLFTPCSFVCWYRPLYGAFRSDSSFRFFVFFFIYICQFGVHVLQTIGIAGWGTCGWIAALTGLNTSIPVGIIMLLISALFTALSVGSLIMFKKVHALYRTTGASFEKAQQEFATGVMSNKTVQTAAANAAANAATNAARGAFKPQP